The Neospora caninum Liverpool complete genome, chromosome X genome includes a region encoding these proteins:
- a CDS encoding 60S ribosomal protein L3, related, whose protein sequence is MSHRKFERPRHGSLGFLPRKRCKRHRGKVKAFPKDDPSKPPHLTAFMGYKAGMTHVVRELDKPGSKLHKKEIVEAVTVVDTPPMVCVGVVGYIETPRGLRALVTVWAGHLSDECKRRFYKNWYKSKRKAFTKYAKRYGDNNKMEAELTRMKNYCSVIRAICHTQPSKTPIGSKKAHVMEIQVNGGSVAEKVDFCTKMFETAVPVKAVFTEGEMLDVIGVTKGHGVKGVVSRWGVTRLPRKTHRGLRKIACIGAWHPARVQFQVPRHGQKGYFHRTEMNKKVYRVGNGADPRNATTESDLTEKRITPMGGFPHYGTVNNDFLLIKGCIVGCKKRPITFRKTLVTRTSRKALEPVNLKFIDTSAKWGHGRFQTSEEKAKFYGPLKSRAPVILALLEAARM, encoded by the exons ATGTCCCACCGGAAGTTTGAGCGACCTCGCCACGGCTCCCTGGGTTTCCTGCCCAGGAAGCGATGCAAGCGCCATAGAGGAAAAG TAAAGGCCTTCCCTAAGGATGACCCGTCCAAGCCCCCCCACCTCACAGCCTTCATGGGCTACAAGGCTGGCATGACCCACGTCGTTCGCGAGCTCGACAAACCCGGCTCGA AGCTCCACAAGAAGGAGATCGTCGAGGCTGTGACCGTCGTGGACACGCCGCCCATGGTCTGCGTGGGTGTCGTTGGCTACATCGAGACGCCGCGCGGCCTGCGTGCGCTCGTCACAGTCTGGGCGGGTCATTTGTCAGATGAGTGCAAACGTCGCTTTTACAAGAACTGGTAcaagagcaagagaaaggcgtTCACCAAGTACGCCAAGCGCTACGGAGACAACAACAAGATGGAGGCAGAGCTGACCCGCATGAAGAACTACTGCTCCGTTATCCGCGCCATCTGCCACACCCAGCCGTCCAAGACCCCCATTGGATCCAAGAAGGCTCACGTCATGGAGATCCAAGTCAACGGAGGTTCCGTCGCCGAAAAA GTTGATTTCTGCACGAAGATGTTCGAGACAGCTGTGCCCGTTAAGGCCGTCTTCACTGAGGGCGAGATGCTCGACGTCATCG GTGTCACCAAGGGTCACGGAGTCAAGGGTGTGGTGTCGCGTTGGGGAGTgacgcgtctgccgcgcAAGACCCATCGTGGACTGCGCAAGATCGCGTGTATTGGAGCCTGGCATCCGGCGCGTGTCCAATTCCAAGTGCCTCGCCACGGTCAGAAGGGTTACTTCCACCGCACAGAAATGAACAAGAAGGTGTACCGTGTCGGCAACGGTGCGGACCCTCGCAACGCCACCACGGAGTCGGATCTCACGGAGAAGCGCATCACGCCCATGGGAGGCTTCCCGCACTACGGCACGGTGAACAACGACTTCTTGCTCATCAAGGGCTGCATCGTCGGCTGCAAGAAGCGCCCGATTACGTTCAGAAAGACCCTCGTCACGCGCACGTCTCGCAAGGCCCTGGAACCGGTCAACCTCAAGTTCATCGATACCTCCGCCAAGTGGGGGCACGGTCGCTTCCAGACTTCGGAGGAGAAGGCCAAGTTCTACGGACCGCTCAAGAGCCGTGCGCCTGTCAT TCTTGCTTTGTTGGAAGCCGCTCGCATGTGA